ATATTTTACAATGAACTCGGCAAATTTGAGTTGAAACTCCGGTTCCACCATCAAAACTGCCCGGGCATGACCAGCACTCAGGCTTTCTTCGGCTACCATATTCATTACTTTTTGAGGTAGTTTTAGCAGGCGTAGGCTATTTGAGATAGTGGCTCTATCTTTGGACATCACCTGAGCAATTTGAGCATGTGTAAGCCCAAAATCTTCCGCTAATGCCGAATATGCTAGTGCTTCTTCGATGGGATTTAGGTCTTCACGTTGAATATTCTCAATAATTGCCATCTGCAATTGCTCTTTTTTAGATACTGAGCGAATCACCACCGGAACTGAATCTAATCCTGCCAGCTTGGCAGCTTCTAATCTTCGCTCTCCCGCTATTAGTTCATAATTACTTCCGGCGCTTTTTGTTACAATAAGTGGTTGAATAATGCCATTTTCCAAGATCGATTGTGAGAGTTCCTTCAGTTTATCGGGGTCAAATCTTTTTCGGGGCTGATATCTATTGGGTAAAATACGTTCGATGGGCAGGATGCCGATTCCTGCTTCGCTTCTTGTAGCACTGTCATCATTTGGAATAAGAGCTGAAAGTCCTCTGCCTAGGTGTTCGTTCATATATCCCTCTTCATCTGCTGCGTTCAATTACTTCATTTGCCAAGTTTAGATAACTCATGGCTCCTGGCGAGCGGATATCGTATAAAAATATGGGTTTGCCAAAGCTTGGAGCTTCAGTTAATTTGATGTTGCGTGGAATAACGCTGCGAAATACCTTTTCCTTAAAATAGCGATGTACCTCTTTGGCTACTTGCATACTCAGATTAACCCGCTTATCGAACATTGTTAGCAGGATGCCGATGATGTTTAAAGTAGGATTTAGGTTTTTCTGGATCAAGCGAATAGTATTTAGCAATTGGCTTACTCCTTCCAGGGCATAGTATTCGCATTGAATTGGAACCAATACGTCTGAGGAAGCAGTCATGGCATTTACTGTTAATAGTCCCAATGATGGTGGGCAATCAATCAAGATATAATCCCAATCGCTCAAAATTGGTTTAAGGGCTTCCTTAAGCTTATGCTCACGGGCAAATTCGTGCACCAATTCTATTTCGGCTCCGGTAAGATTGATGTTCCCCGGTACACAATACAGATTTTGGGTATTTGTGGGCAAAATACAATCCGTAATCGACTCTCGGCCAATAAGTGCATCATATACTTGCAGTTCCACATTATCTTTTTCGATTCCTACACCACTGGAAGCATTCCCTTGCGGATCTAGGTCTATAAGCAAAGTACGCCGCTCCAATACGGCTAAAGCTGCTGCCAGATTGACTGCGGTAGTGGTTTTCCCCACTCCCCCCTTTTGATTTACAATCGTTATAATCTTTGCCATAAACTATTTATATATATCCTTAATATTAGCGTTTCATCAGGTCGCGCTGGGCAATCTGTAGCAATCTACGCATCCCCAGATGTTCATCTTCGCGAACCAATATTTCTTTAAACCTTATTCCTTCAAGATCATCAACTGACCTCGATTTATACATCACTAAGTGACCTGAAGGTTTAAGTAGCCGTCTTAGCGGAGAGTAATACCTTTCCTGCAGCGCAATCGCTCGGCACAAGATTATATCAAAACCGGGACGCCGTGCCAAAAAGGCATAATCCTCCAACCTGGCACATTCCACACCAATTTTGTGCAGAGACAGTGCTTCAACCATTTCCATTAGCACCTTCGTCTTTTTGGCTATGCTATCCAAGAGCACTAGCTCACACTCTGGCTTAACAAGTTTGATGGGAATGCCGGGTAAACCTCCCCCAGAACCAAAGTCCAAAACTGTCTTATCTGTAAAATCCAAACATTCCACAGCAAGGAGACTGTCAAGAAAATGCTGTATCCAATAATTCTGGGGCGGCATTTTTCTGGAAACCAGATTCACCTGTCGGTTGTGTTCCGTAAGAAGACTGTGGTAGTGTTCAAATTGCCCCATCAATTGGGCTATATTAGGCAAATCAAGTTTGGCTAGGTATTCTTCAAATATTGTTTTTTCTGGTATCATTTATTCATCCTTCGGAAGGTTTCTAAGCAGCGATTGAATTAAGAACGATGAATCCTGTTCAAAGCTTTTTAGGGCTGCCTGGGCTGCCTCACCACTATGTAAACTGAGTGATCTTACAACCAAGAAGCGGAGTCTTTCGTTATTCTGATTTCTCTGGGCTAAAAGCATCTGCAAGCTCTCTTCCCCTTCGATGTTGCCCAAAGAAGCTATGCAAGTGCTCACATAGCGTTTAGCAGCGAGATGTTCGCTTAGCACAGGCAGCAATCGACTATCCCGCTTTCCTGCAAGCAGAGAAATAGCTGTTTTTGCCTTTAACGAATCAGGATCATTGGTATAGTCTAAAAGTTTGGTGCAAAACAAACTATCGGCATTACACATCACCTGCAAAGCTCGATATTCCAAACCGGAGTTGTTTGCCAATTTATTGTTTATTATATATTCAATAGTTTCATTGGGACGACTGATCATAATCTCTCTGGCTTTACGCACACGGTTAATAGAATTTCCCACTTCCCACTCTGAGGCAGCGGCAAATATATCCGCAATGGGATCGTCCTCTGCCGGCGCCGGCAATTGTTCTTGTTCTTCAGTAGGAGTTTCATCCTCAGGACTATACATATTCACATCTTTGCCAAATCCATAAGTACCCTTTTGCCAATCGCTGTTATTTGTCATTATGCTATCGGGATACAGGTCGTTGCCGCCGGCATCCAGAAACAAGCCTAAACCCCCAGCATTACGGCTGAAATTTGCCGAACCATAGTTTTGTGCCTCATTGCGTTCATAACGGTCATTACCCTTTAAATCAACAAATAAACCCAAAGAATTTGAGATTCCCAAGCCATTCCCGCCATGAATGGAATAGGCATCATCTCCTTCCGAATCTATTAGCATCCCAAACCCATAATCGTGTCCAGC
This DNA window, taken from Candidatus Cloacimonadota bacterium, encodes the following:
- a CDS encoding AAA family ATPase, producing the protein MAKIITIVNQKGGVGKTTTAVNLAAALAVLERRTLLIDLDPQGNASSGVGIEKDNVELQVYDALIGRESITDCILPTNTQNLYCVPGNINLTGAEIELVHEFAREHKLKEALKPILSDWDYILIDCPPSLGLLTVNAMTASSDVLVPIQCEYYALEGVSQLLNTIRLIQKNLNPTLNIIGILLTMFDKRVNLSMQVAKEVHRYFKEKVFRSVIPRNIKLTEAPSFGKPIFLYDIRSPGAMSYLNLANEVIERSR
- the rsmG gene encoding 16S rRNA (guanine(527)-N(7))-methyltransferase RsmG, translated to MIPEKTIFEEYLAKLDLPNIAQLMGQFEHYHSLLTEHNRQVNLVSRKMPPQNYWIQHFLDSLLAVECLDFTDKTVLDFGSGGGLPGIPIKLVKPECELVLLDSIAKKTKVLMEMVEALSLHKIGVECARLEDYAFLARRPGFDIILCRAIALQERYYSPLRRLLKPSGHLVMYKSRSVDDLEGIRFKEILVREDEHLGMRRLLQIAQRDLMKR
- a CDS encoding ParB/RepB/Spo0J family partition protein, which produces MNEHLGRGLSALIPNDDSATRSEAGIGILPIERILPNRYQPRKRFDPDKLKELSQSILENGIIQPLIVTKSAGSNYELIAGERRLEAAKLAGLDSVPVVIRSVSKKEQLQMAIIENIQREDLNPIEEALAYSALAEDFGLTHAQIAQVMSKDRATISNSLRLLKLPQKVMNMVAEESLSAGHARAVLMVEPEFQLKFAEFIVKY